A part of Agromyces protaetiae genomic DNA contains:
- a CDS encoding AAA family ATPase: MPPADVPRRVLVAGTSGSGKSTLARRIAEASGARYQEIDALFHGPDWTPRPTFEADVDAFTSGDMWVIEWQYGLVRDLLAARADTLVFLDYRRSLVMSRVVRRTVRRRVRREELWNGNREAPLATIFTDRDHIVRWAWRTHSGHAAQVARAAAANPGLRVVRLRSPKAAERWLAGTFPGEA, translated from the coding sequence ATGCCTCCCGCCGACGTTCCTCGCCGTGTGCTCGTCGCCGGCACGAGCGGGTCGGGCAAGTCGACGCTCGCACGGCGGATCGCCGAGGCATCCGGGGCACGGTATCAAGAGATCGATGCACTCTTCCACGGCCCCGACTGGACGCCGCGGCCGACCTTCGAAGCCGACGTCGACGCATTCACGAGCGGCGACATGTGGGTCATCGAATGGCAGTACGGACTCGTTCGCGACCTGCTCGCAGCACGCGCGGACACCCTCGTCTTCCTCGACTATCGGCGCTCGCTCGTGATGTCGCGTGTCGTCCGACGCACGGTTCGGCGTCGGGTGCGCCGCGAGGAACTGTGGAACGGCAACCGCGAAGCGCCGCTCGCGACGATCTTCACCGACCGCGACCACATCGTGCGCTGGGCATGGCGCACGCACTCCGGGCACGCGGCGCAGGTCGCTCGGGCCGCCGCTGCGAACCCGGGTCTTCGGGTCGTGCGTTTGCGCTCGCCGAAGGCGGCCGAGCGGTGGCTTGCGGGGACGTTTCCGGGAGAAGCGTGA
- a CDS encoding isoprenyl transferase: MTPKPYTHKDAVPYRPVDWTGLYPPAFPKGSVPEHVAIVMDGNGRWANRRGLTRIEGHKAGEAALLDVVAGAIQAGVKHLSVYAFSTENWKRSPDEVRFLMGYNRDVLHRRRDQLNEWGVRIRWAGRTPRLWKSVIDELKYAERLTAGNSTLTLTMCVNYGGRNELVDAVRSIADDVASGRLRPSAVSEKLIQKRLYVPDLPDVDLFVRSSGEQRTSNFLLWQSAYAEMVFLDTLWPDFSRTDLWEAVGIYLSRNRRFGGAVDAPTAESARETETDDTGL; encoded by the coding sequence GTGACCCCGAAGCCCTACACGCACAAAGACGCCGTCCCGTACCGCCCGGTCGACTGGACGGGGCTCTACCCGCCCGCGTTCCCGAAGGGGTCGGTGCCCGAGCACGTCGCGATCGTCATGGACGGCAACGGCCGCTGGGCCAACCGCCGCGGGCTCACGCGCATCGAGGGGCACAAGGCGGGCGAGGCGGCCCTGCTCGACGTCGTCGCAGGCGCGATCCAGGCGGGCGTCAAGCACCTCTCGGTCTACGCCTTCTCGACCGAGAACTGGAAGCGCTCGCCCGACGAGGTGCGCTTCCTCATGGGCTACAACCGCGATGTGCTCCACCGCCGCCGCGACCAGCTCAACGAGTGGGGCGTCCGCATCCGGTGGGCGGGCCGCACCCCGCGCCTCTGGAAGTCGGTCATCGACGAGCTCAAGTACGCCGAGCGACTCACGGCCGGCAACTCGACGCTCACCCTCACGATGTGCGTCAACTACGGCGGCCGCAACGAACTCGTCGACGCCGTGAGGTCGATCGCCGACGACGTGGCATCCGGGCGGCTCCGGCCGTCGGCCGTCTCCGAGAAGCTCATCCAGAAGCGGCTCTACGTGCCCGACCTGCCCGACGTCGACCTCTTCGTGCGTTCGTCGGGCGAGCAGCGCACGTCGAACTTCCTCCTGTGGCAGTCGGCGTACGCCGAGATGGTGTTCCTCGACACGCTCTGGCCCGACTTCTCCCGCACCGACCTGTGGGAGGCGGTCGGCATCTATCTCAGCCGCAACCGCCGCTTCGGCGGGGCCGTCGACGCGCCGACGGCCGAGAGTGCTCGAGAGACCGAGACGGACGACACCGGGTTGTAG
- a CDS encoding trimeric intracellular cation channel family protein, with product MDTEQFTIPLWLELTAVGLGGIQGALFASGFRGERRLDLLGVAIIGTVMGLGGGLIRDLMLGLPPASLQSEWYLPVVVVAAFIGMLLAAPLQRVNAVIVGLDALVIGLFGAFGTSKALSLGVPIIPSIFVGICSAVGGGILRDMLMSLPVSIMHVGSLYAVAAGAGCAVLAILHLFDVPIFISGLIAVAVTTVIRWLAVIFDVSLPEQRMLYRRKVATETGLIPIVRR from the coding sequence GTGGACACCGAGCAATTCACGATCCCGCTGTGGCTCGAACTGACCGCCGTCGGCCTCGGCGGTATTCAAGGCGCCCTGTTCGCGTCGGGCTTCCGCGGCGAACGCCGACTCGACCTCCTCGGCGTCGCGATCATCGGAACCGTCATGGGCCTCGGCGGCGGCCTCATCCGCGACCTCATGCTCGGGCTGCCGCCCGCGAGCCTGCAGAGCGAGTGGTACCTGCCGGTGGTCGTCGTCGCCGCGTTCATCGGGATGCTCCTCGCCGCTCCGCTGCAGCGGGTCAACGCCGTCATCGTCGGCCTCGACGCGCTCGTGATCGGTCTCTTCGGCGCGTTCGGCACGTCGAAGGCGCTGAGCCTCGGGGTGCCGATCATCCCGTCGATCTTCGTCGGCATCTGCTCGGCAGTCGGCGGCGGCATCCTGCGAGACATGCTCATGAGCCTTCCGGTGTCGATCATGCACGTCGGCTCGCTCTACGCGGTCGCCGCGGGCGCCGGCTGCGCAGTCCTCGCGATCCTCCATCTCTTCGACGTGCCGATCTTCATTTCAGGGCTCATCGCCGTCGCGGTGACCACCGTGATCCGCTGGCTCGCCGTCATCTTCGACGTGTCGCTGCCCGAGCAGCGCATGCTCTACCGGCGCAAGGTCGCGACCGAGACCGGGCTTATCCCGATCGTGCGGCGCTGA
- a CDS encoding sugar phosphate isomerase/epimerase family protein — translation MTRPITLFTGQWADLPLEEVARLASGWGYDGLELACWGDHLDPWQWEDDAYVQGKLDLLAKYDLKVYAISNHLKGQAVCDDPIDQRHRDILSDTVWGDGDPEGVRQRAAEEMKHTARLAAKLGVKTVIGFTGSSIWKYVAMFPPASQELIDAGYQDFADRWNPILDVFDEVGVRFAHEVHPSEIAYDYWTTVRTLEAIGHRKTFGLNWDPSHFIWQGLNPVDFILEFKDLIYHVDCKDVKLNLGNGRNGRLGSHLPWSDLRRGWDFVSTGRGDVPWETAFRALNQIGYDGPISVEWEDAGMDRLVGAPEALEFVKRNAFDAPAAAFDAAFSSR, via the coding sequence ATGACCCGACCGATCACCCTCTTCACCGGCCAGTGGGCCGACCTTCCGCTCGAGGAGGTCGCACGCCTCGCCTCGGGCTGGGGCTACGACGGCCTCGAGCTCGCGTGCTGGGGCGACCACCTCGACCCGTGGCAGTGGGAGGATGACGCGTACGTGCAGGGCAAGCTCGACCTGCTCGCGAAGTACGACCTGAAGGTCTACGCGATCTCGAACCACCTCAAGGGCCAGGCGGTGTGCGACGACCCCATCGATCAGCGGCACCGCGACATCCTCTCCGACACGGTGTGGGGCGACGGCGATCCCGAGGGCGTGCGGCAGCGCGCCGCCGAGGAGATGAAGCACACGGCGCGCCTCGCCGCGAAGCTCGGCGTGAAGACCGTCATCGGCTTCACGGGATCGTCGATCTGGAAGTACGTCGCGATGTTCCCGCCGGCCTCGCAAGAGCTCATCGACGCGGGCTACCAGGACTTCGCCGACCGCTGGAATCCCATCCTCGACGTGTTCGACGAGGTCGGCGTGCGTTTCGCCCACGAAGTGCACCCGAGCGAGATCGCGTACGACTACTGGACGACCGTGCGCACGCTCGAGGCGATCGGGCACCGCAAGACGTTCGGCCTCAATTGGGACCCGAGCCACTTCATCTGGCAGGGACTCAACCCGGTCGACTTCATCCTCGAGTTCAAGGACCTCATCTATCACGTCGACTGCAAGGACGTGAAGCTCAACCTCGGCAACGGCCGTAACGGCCGACTCGGTTCGCACCTGCCCTGGTCGGACCTCCGGCGCGGGTGGGATTTCGTCTCGACGGGGCGAGGGGATGTCCCGTGGGAGACCGCGTTCCGCGCCCTCAACCAGATCGGCTACGACGGGCCCATCTCGGTCGAGTGGGAGGACGCCGGAATGGACCGCCTCGTCGGCGCGCCCGAGGCGCTCGAGTTCGTCAAGCGCAACGCGTTCGACGCGCCCGCGGCCGCATTCGACGCGGCGTTCAGCAGTCGCTGA
- a CDS encoding Gfo/Idh/MocA family protein has product MIGYGFMGAAHSQGWRVAPRFFDLPAEPQMQVVVGRHPGAVASAAAKWGWEESATDWREVIARDDIDVVDIVTPGDTHAEIAIAALDAGKHVLCEKPLANTVDEAEAMADAAERAAARGIRSMVGFTYRRVPAATFARDLVAAGRIGEIRQVRAAYLQDWLIDAESPLTWRLQKERAGSGSLGDIGAHAVDLSEYITGLKLASVSGVLDTLVTERPLLGETIGLSGTASAERGAVTVDDVALFTGRYESGALGTFEATRFATGRKNALRVEVSGSLGAVSFDLERMNELQFYDATLPPLEQGFRTIYVTEHDHPYLAPWWPAGHMLGYEHGFSHQVKDLVEAIVDGTQPRPSFADGLHVQRVLDAVERSSNAGSAWTATGD; this is encoded by the coding sequence ATGATCGGCTACGGCTTCATGGGCGCCGCCCACTCGCAGGGATGGCGCGTCGCCCCCCGCTTCTTCGATCTTCCGGCCGAGCCCCAGATGCAGGTCGTCGTCGGACGGCACCCCGGTGCCGTCGCCTCCGCCGCGGCCAAGTGGGGCTGGGAGGAGAGCGCCACAGACTGGCGCGAGGTCATCGCACGCGACGACATCGACGTCGTCGACATCGTCACCCCCGGCGACACGCACGCCGAAATCGCGATCGCGGCCCTCGACGCCGGGAAGCACGTGCTGTGCGAGAAGCCGCTCGCGAACACCGTCGACGAGGCGGAGGCCATGGCGGACGCTGCCGAGCGGGCCGCGGCACGGGGCATCCGCTCGATGGTCGGCTTCACCTACCGGCGCGTCCCCGCGGCGACCTTCGCGCGCGACCTCGTCGCCGCGGGGCGCATCGGCGAGATCCGCCAGGTGCGCGCCGCGTACCTGCAGGACTGGCTCATCGACGCAGAGTCGCCGCTCACCTGGCGACTGCAGAAGGAGCGGGCCGGCTCCGGCTCGCTCGGCGACATCGGCGCGCACGCCGTCGACCTGTCGGAGTACATCACGGGCCTGAAGCTCGCGAGCGTCTCGGGCGTGCTCGACACCCTCGTGACCGAGCGCCCGCTCCTCGGCGAGACGATCGGGCTCTCCGGCACGGCGTCGGCGGAACGCGGCGCCGTCACGGTCGACGACGTCGCCCTCTTCACGGGCCGCTATGAGTCGGGCGCACTCGGCACCTTCGAGGCGACGCGCTTCGCAACAGGGCGCAAGAACGCGCTCCGCGTCGAGGTGTCGGGCTCGCTCGGCGCCGTGTCGTTCGACCTCGAGCGCATGAACGAGCTCCAGTTCTACGATGCGACCCTGCCGCCGCTCGAGCAGGGCTTCCGCACGATCTACGTCACCGAGCACGACCACCCGTACCTCGCGCCATGGTGGCCCGCAGGCCACATGCTCGGCTACGAGCACGGCTTCTCGCACCAGGTGAAGGACCTCGTCGAGGCGATCGTCGACGGCACCCAGCCTCGGCCGTCGTTCGCCGACGGCCTGCACGTGCAACGCGTCCTCGACGCCGTCGAGCGCAGCTCGAACGCGGGCAGCGCGTGGACGGCGACGGGGGACTGA
- a CDS encoding substrate-binding domain-containing protein has product MMKTRTRISRLAVGSAAAIAAVALLAGCTAGGDEEDVTDQGTSAEENQESGETVTIGFSGPAADHGWLGAINSGAQAAAASFPDVDLQVAEGTNDVNAQIAAIETFINDGVDAIVVLPSDGAALTEVAIKAMEAGIPVINVDREFSSPFAARATILGDNYGMGVSAGTYICEQLGDNPDAVVAEIAGIDSLPLTQDRSAGFADALDDCGLSVTNRVAADFTVAGGEAAASQLLSAAPHIDAIWNHDDDQGIGVLAAIDAAGRDEFFMVGGAGSRNAMEAIQADDTVLKATIIYPSTQAADGIALARLIAQGKTMSDLITPSVPNRIVLDAPVVTKENVDQFIDLSFES; this is encoded by the coding sequence ATGATGAAGACCCGTACTCGCATCAGCCGACTCGCCGTCGGTTCCGCAGCAGCGATCGCAGCCGTCGCTCTGCTCGCCGGCTGCACCGCCGGAGGCGACGAGGAGGACGTCACCGACCAGGGGACCTCGGCCGAGGAGAACCAGGAGTCCGGCGAGACCGTGACCATCGGCTTCTCGGGCCCCGCCGCCGACCACGGCTGGCTCGGCGCCATCAACTCGGGCGCGCAGGCCGCAGCCGCGAGCTTCCCCGACGTCGACCTCCAGGTCGCCGAAGGCACGAACGACGTCAACGCGCAGATCGCCGCGATCGAGACGTTCATCAACGACGGCGTCGACGCGATCGTCGTGCTGCCGTCCGACGGCGCCGCGCTCACCGAGGTCGCGATCAAGGCGATGGAGGCCGGCATCCCGGTCATCAACGTCGACCGCGAGTTCTCGAGCCCGTTCGCCGCGCGCGCGACGATCCTCGGCGACAACTACGGCATGGGGGTGAGCGCCGGCACGTACATCTGCGAGCAGCTCGGCGACAACCCCGACGCCGTCGTCGCCGAGATCGCCGGCATCGACTCGCTCCCGCTCACGCAGGACCGCAGTGCCGGCTTCGCCGACGCGCTCGACGACTGCGGCCTCTCGGTGACGAACCGCGTCGCGGCCGACTTCACGGTCGCGGGCGGCGAGGCCGCGGCCTCGCAGCTGCTGTCGGCGGCGCCGCACATCGACGCCATCTGGAACCACGACGACGACCAGGGCATCGGCGTCCTCGCGGCGATCGACGCCGCGGGCCGCGACGAGTTCTTCATGGTCGGCGGCGCCGGCTCGCGGAACGCCATGGAGGCCATCCAGGCCGACGACACCGTGCTCAAGGCGACGATCATCTACCCGTCGACGCAGGCCGCCGACGGCATCGCCCTCGCACGACTCATCGCCCAGGGCAAGACCATGAGCGACCTCATCACCCCGAGCGTGCCGAACCGCATCGTGCTCGACGCGCCCGTCGTGACCAAGGAGAACGTCGACCAGTTCATCGACCTCTCGTTCGAGTCCTGA